In Ostrea edulis chromosome 4, xbOstEdul1.1, whole genome shotgun sequence, a single window of DNA contains:
- the LOC125668119 gene encoding uncharacterized protein LOC125668119 codes for MDDLIVLLLSLEFIHIVIGAVPPGGIEGLWVTDVNLKDKVKDDTYLWMRTSVSRMQCALECTADLRCLSHFYKETNATCVAQDQELDSMTVRSSSGFFAYGFQTPPECGAPFVFKRSANLCFWVSDVKGNKTTAQEICATHGGSLVTIDTEAKMTAVMSHPHFTSHPSGFVPSFLIDGSDEIQEMDFRYKDGSVVPSNFWFSGYPRNDTTQNCIHIVTFDPNGRFIHYECGNSDYFFICQKP; via the exons ATGGATGACCTCATTGTTTTGCTCCTCTCTTTGGAATTTATCCACATTGTAATCG GTGCAGTTCCTCCTGGAGGCATCGAGGGGCTGTGGGTCACCGATGTAAATCTCAAGGACAAAGTCAAGGACGACACCTATTTATGGATGCGGACGTCAGTCAGCAGGATGCAGTGTGCATTAGAATGTACTGCGGATTTACGGTGCTTGTCGCATTTCTACAAGGAAACAAACGCCACCTGTGTAGCACAAGACCAAGAACTGGACTCGATGACTGTTCGGAGTTCCTCGGGATTCTTTGCTTATGGCTTCCAAACCCCac CGGAGTGTGGCGCCCCCTTTGTGTTTAAGCGTTCAGCCAATCTGTGTTTCTGGGTGTCGGACGTGAAGGGGAACAAAACGACGGCACAAGAGATCTGTGCAACACACGGTGGCTCGCTTGTTACCATAGATACAGAGGCCAAAATGACTGCTGTGATGTCACACCCACACTTTA CCAGTCATCCGTCAGGATTTGTACCCTCCTTCTTGATTGACGGAAGTGACGAAATTCAGGAAATGGACTTCCGGTACAAAGATGGTAGTGTTGTTCCGTCTAATTTTTGGTTTTCTGGATATCCACGAAATGACACAACACAAAACTGTATACATATCGTGACATTTGACCCCAATGGACGGTTTATTCACTATGAGTGCGGAAATAGCGACTACTTCTTTATTTGTCAGAAGCCTTAA